Genomic window (Candidatus Omnitrophota bacterium):
ATCAGTTCGGTCAGAATATACAAAGACGCCCAGGCGAAAGGGACCGAAGGCCACGGGGTGTTTTCTCCCTCTGCGGACACGCTCATATCTTCGGGGCAGGAAACTTTCGGCGCCCTTCAGCCCGGTATATGCATAATCACGCTGAGAAATCCCTCAAACCTCAACGAGGAGAGGGCTCAGATCATAGCGGAATCCACTTCCACTTATTTTGTGGCGTTTTCCTTTACGAACTCGGCCGAGGTCGGGGTCACAGCCGGCGTGAATCTGGCGAACTCTTCCGGCATAGAGGCCTATATGGAAGGCATCAACAGGGTCTTTGATTATTATGATTATAACGGCAATTCCCGCAGGGATGAGGGAGAACCGGATATTTACCCGCTGGAATCGGAAACGCCGCCCATCATAGCCACGGTAGACCGCGTGATCGTCAATAAGGCTCATCCCGGCATCACCCAGCTCATACAGGGCTCAAAGAATAATGTCCTTGAGCAGCTCATACTCAGCATCGATCCCCTGACGCCCCGCGCGGCCTGGTGGATCGGCATCACGGTGGAGAAGCTGGGTAATATACCCAACGAGGATGTGGACGCGGTCAAGATCTGGAAATACAATTCGGGCACTGTTGATCAGGCGGGGAATCCAGTTGTGAACACTTCTACATCCGGGCCGACAGGAGTGAAAGACGTGCTCGTGGCTAAAGCGGAGGGCGATCTCGTGTCCAACACTTACGGAGCATTCACATCCACTTCTGTTACCATCCCCTTTGACGAGGCCAGCTGGCAGGAGATCTCGCTGAGCAATAAGAATTACCTGATCGCTTATGACCTTGACCCCTTTGCCGAAGTGGGTAGCAAACTGGGCCTTAATCTGGCTACGAAGGACAATTTACAGGTTGAGCCGGTAGATGAGGTGAAAGACGAGAATTTCCCGATCAAATTCCCGGCCATTGAAGTGAAAGAGTATGCCGACAATGTCACCTTTGTTTTCAGCGACGCCACGGCTCTCATAGCGGACAAGCAGATAAATCAGGGAGATGTAAATCTGCCTATCCTCGCGTTAAATGTCAAAACCAACCAGTCGGACGCTTTCTGGAAGAGTATTATAATAGATCAGGCCGGTTCCGCGGGGGATGAGGATATAGATAACATAACCATCTGGCTGGATAAGGACAATAACCTGAAATTCAATGCGACGCTGGATGAAATGATATCGTCCGGCACTTTCCATAACGGCCAGGCGGCATTCACCTTTGCCGGCCACGAAGCCGCCAGAAGAATAGGGCCCGTGAACACCGTCTCTTACCGCACGGAGGTGCAGAACAAAGCTTATTTTATCAATCTCTCTCTGTCCGACACGGCGACGCCGGCGAAAACCATAGCCCTTAAAATAGAAGGAGACCCTCTGCTTGGCTATCTGGGTGTTTCTTCTCCCAACAAGATAGATGCTTCTTTCGCGGCCGCCGGAGGTTATCTGCTCCCGTCAAAAGAGATCAAGGCCTCGCCCCGCACCCTTTTCGTGGAGGGGGAATCCCTCGCGCCCGAGACCGTTTATCAGGGCACGGATGATGTGGTGATGATGAAACTCTCAATGTGGGTTTCAGGTTATGAGATACCCTGGACGAAACTGCAGGCCGCCAGATCCGGCACGGGCCTTGATGAAGATATAAATAGAGTCAGATTGTACAGGGACGTTCAGGTGCCCGGCCAGCCCAACTACGGCGAATGGGGCGGAGGGGATCATCTTGTCGCGACCGGTGTTTTTGACGGCGGGATATGTCTCCTGGATTTCTCAACGCCCACAGCGTCAATAGAGATCATACCCGAAACGACCATGTATTATTTTATCCTTTTTGATTTTGCCAACAGCGCCACGCCCGGGGCGTTTACGGGACTGAGGATCAATTCCAACAGCGCGTTCCAGGTGGAAACGCCTCACAATGTCTATAATTTCTCTCCGGAGATAACCTCTGTTCAGGCGCAGCAGCTGGCCACGACCGACACGCTGGAGGTTCTCACACTCGATCCCATGGTCGCCGAAGTGACGCAGGGGGACAGGAATGTGTCCTTCGCGCGGCTGACGCTGAGGACTGACTATCATGACGCGGTGGTGCAGGCGGTGCGTATATACAGGACGGGCAGCGGAATAGACGGCGATATAGAGGCCATAAAGATCTACAGGGATCTCTATGAGGTGGACGGCGGCGGCGTTGAGGGTGTCCTTGACAGCTGGGATATAAGATATGACACGACGACTTACACATATCCGGGCCTTATCAATTACGGCAATGAGGTGTTTATCGACGGCGTCGCCGACATAACCCTCAAGATCCCGCAGAAGGTGGGCACCTCGGCGGATGAAATGGATAAAACGTATTTTGTGGCTTTTGATATAGCCAATCTTGCCTCAGTCGGCAAGAGCGTGGGATTCAGGATACTGCCTCCAGGAACCAGCTCTTTTAAGGTGATCGAGCCCGATCGGGTGCAGGATAAGAATTTCACAACCATGGGCGCTGTTATCAGGGAATATCCGGATACCGTGACGGTCGCCCCGTGGAGAGATTCTTCGGGGGCGGGCGTGGCCCCGAACGAAGTTGTGCAGGGCCAGAAAAATATTCTTGTGGAGAAATTCTCGCTCACAACCCGCACCTCCCAATTGGGAGATCCCGAGTCCGAGGCTGTCTGGACGGGTATGCGCTCGGCTCTCGGCGGCGATGTGCCCGACCGCTATATTGAAAAGGTGAAGGCCTACAGGGATCTTGACGGCGACGGCCTCTATGACTCTGCGAAAGACCAGCTCATAGGCCATGCGGGCGATCCCGCCACGGGCTCTCCGGCCTATGTCAGCGGAGCCGTGAACATACTTTTTGTGAATGAGCGCGTGACATCACCAGATATAAAAAGCGCTTACACGGTGGGGAAGGATTACATGAACTGGCCGGTGAACAAATACGCGGGCTATACAATTGAGATCACGACGGGAACAGGGGCCGGCCAGAAGAGGACTATTGTTTCAAACACCTCAACCATTTTCACGATAACGCCGGCATGGGACACCATCCCCGATCAGAGCTCCGTCTTTGAAATCAAAACCATCCAGACGATAGGGACGGTGGCCAAAAATTATTTCCTGGTTTATGATCTTTCCATCAACGCTCCGCCGCTGGCGACGCTCGCCTCCAGGTTCACATCCCCGTCATATTTCTTTGTGTCGCAGCCGAATGTGGTTCTTTTGAAAGACAATCTGCCGATAGAAAGCAGTGAGGCGACAATAAAACCGGCGGTGATAAACATGAAACTCACAGGCACGGCTCCGCCCTCCTGCCTGCAGGGTGAACTCGCCGTGCCGATGGCGGCCATGGAAATTTATGTCTCTTCTTTGACCGTGAAATCCGCGGAAGGCAAGCCGGAGCTCCGGAAGATAAAAATGTATCTCAGGTTTACCGGAGGTTCGGATGTGCCGGCAACCTATGACGCCAATATCAGCGCCGTGCTCGTTTATGCCGACAGCAACGGCGACGGGAAACTGACGAGGGTCTGGAACACCGGGACCCTGAATTACGAGATCTCCGGAGATTCGCTGATATCAAGCGGTAATGACGCGTTCAGCGGCAATTTGTGCGAAATCAATTTAACCTCCCCGCTTGTCCTGAAGACCGTTCCGTCGAAGATATTCATAGCTTTTAATGTGTCGCCCGCGGCTAACACCAATGATTCGGTGGGAATAGACATAGGGCATTTCACCAATGACTGGATAGGGATCAATCCGCCGGAAAGGATTATTAATGACGGCTCGTTCACGTCCGCTTTCTCTCTGATAAAGAGCCAGTACCGCCCGACGACACCAGTCGTTACCATGGGGAGCGTCTGGACCAACAGAGGCACCGAGGTGAGCGCCGCATGGGAATCTTACGCGACGCTGGGAGTGGTGGAGACGAGATATGCCATAGGCAGAATAGCCGGCGGAACCGAAAACCTTTCATGGCAGAGCGTGACAATACCCGTTTCGGAATGGACGCAGGACTTCACCTCTTCCGTCACGGCCCGGGTGGAAAAGCCGTTGTCGGCGAGAAATTATTTCTTCTCCGCGCAGGCAGTGGGCAGAAAACTGGTTGGGACCACATTCACGACAGAGGAGAGCGAAACAGGCTACGCCCAGTTCTTTGTTGATATGACGAGCCCGGAATCGCCGGCGCAGCCGACAATATCCGCGCAGGAGACATCGTCCAATTACTGGATTATGTGGGTGCCGTCCTATGACATATATGAGGATGCCGCCGGTGCGGCCAATAGAGTCACAATGGGCATGACAGCTGAGCTTGCCAGCGAGCTGGCGGCTTCGGGCTACACTTACAAGGCGGATGAGAACGGCGTGATGACTCTCTATACATCCGACGGCGTCGCCGTCAGTGAACCCTTCTCGGGTTATTACGAATTGAGCTCCGGGGCCAAAGAGAGGGTGCTCGCCAGCGGAATCCGTTATTATCAGCTGCAGGAACAGGCCGACACTTCCGCTAAATGGCACACCATATCATCCAAGATTCCTCTGGGCACAAACGGTTATGAGATAGGTTCCTCGCTGACTTCATATGAAGACGGGTCCGCGAGAAAGAGCGCGGCTAGCTTCTACCGCTACAGGATAAGGGCTTTGGACAAAGCGGGCAATTCTGGCGAATGGTCGCCTGTTTCCGCCGCGCATCAGGCGGCGCCGCCGATGACAGGGATATCACAGGTGTCGAATTATCCGAATCCCGTGGACGCGACAAAATACGGCGACACCACGATAGCTTATACGCTGAGTGAACCGTCTACAGTGGATATCACGCTTTATGATCTCCTCGGGAAAAAGGTTTATTCATGGCATTTCTCTCCCAATGAAGAGGTGTTCTTTGAAGACGATCCAAGGACAGGGGATTCCCGTTCCGGAGGCGGTAAGTCCGGGCCGAACAAGATAGCGTGGCATCTCAAGAACGAGGTGGGCAGAAAGGTCGCCAAGGGCGGCTACATCTGTCACATCAAGGTCGCGAATTCACAGGGCAGTTTTGAGAAGACCTATAAAATAGCCGTCATCAGATAACTCAGACGGGGACAGTCCCCATTAGAATTTGACAAAGAGAAAACTTTTTGATAAAAAAGACGATGAAACTTATACAGTATGAGGACATTCTGTCCGCAGCGCGTACCGGCGGAAAACTTTTTACCGATGGGAAATACATGCTCACCCCCCTTGCAAAGGAGGCGTTAAAAAGGCATAATGTGGAAATTTTGAGCGGAGGTTCTTCAATGAGAAAAATTATAATCGCGGGCAACTGGAAAATGAACATGAGTAATGAGGAGGCTGTCAAGTTATCCCGGGCTGTGGCCTCCGGCCTGGGGGATTTATCCTCGCGCGGCAGAATAGCCGTGATGTGCCCCCCTTTTACGGCACTGAATTCCGTTGCGCCATCTATATCCGGCGCGAAGGGCCTTTATCTGGGCGCGCAGAACATGTTTTATGAGGACAATGGCGCTTATACGGGAGAGGTATCCGCGGATATGCTGCTTTCCTGCGGCTGTTCGTTCTGCATCATAGGCCATTCCGAAAGGAGAAAATATTTTGGCGAAACCGATGAGACGGTGAACAAAAAGGCGAAGAAAGCTCTTGAGAAATCATTGACGCCGGTAATATGTGTGGGGGAAACTCTGGAAGAAAGGGAATCTTCTCGCGCTTTTAATGTTGTGAAAAAACAGATCACCGGCGCTCTTCAGGGGATTTCAAAAGAAGATATCGCTAAAGTTGTGATAGCCTATGAACCCGTGTGGGCCATAGGCACCGGCAAAACCGCCTCGCCCGAACAGGCCCAGTCTATGCACGCGTATATAAGGGAGCAGATAGCGGGGCTTTCCGATGGCGTTGTTGCGCAGAGTGTGTCAATTCTTTACGGCGGCTCAATGAATCCCTCCAATGTCAAAGGTTTGCTTGAATGCACCGATATAGACGGCGGCCTTATAGGCGGAGCCAGCCTCAAGGCGGAAGATTTTCTGAAGCTCGTTCATTTTGATGATTGAAGCGAAAACAATAGCGGAGAGTATAGCCCGGAAGCTGCGCCGCGCGTCAAAACCCGTCATCTGCAATGTGTCCAACAGGCATGTGCACATCACGCAGGAGAATTTCAGCGCGCTTTTCGGACAGACCTACGCCATGAGGAAACTTAAAGATCTGATGCAGCCCGGAGAATTCGCTTCCAAGGAACTGATCGAAATAGCCGGGCCCCGAGGGAGCATAAAAAAGGTGCGGATACTCGGCCCTTTCAGAAAATACACGCAGGTTGAGATATCCCGGACTGACAGTTTCAAGCTCGGCGTTTCCGCTCCTGTGAAGGAGTCCGGGAAAATAAGCGGCTCCTCGCCACTCAGGCTCGTAGGCCCCGCGGGAGAGATAGAACTAAAGGAGGGTTGTCTTGTCGCTGTCCGGCACATACACATGACTCCCGCCGACGCGAAGGAGCTGGAACTGAAAGACGGAGAGACGGTGAGGATTGAAATAAACGGAAAACGCGGCGGGATTATGGGCGACACCCTTGTGCGGGTTTCGCCGAACTACGCCCTGGAATGCCATATAGATACGGATGAGGCCAACGCTTTTGATTTTAAGAGCGGCGGCTGGGTTTATGTTGTTTAGGAGGTAAAAATGGAAGCTCTCGGAATGATTGAAACGAAAGGTCTTGTGGCGCTTATTGAGGCGGCTGATGCCATGGTGAAAGCGGCCAATGTCCAGATCGCCGGTTATGACAAAATAGGCGGCGGTTATGTCACTATTTGCGTCAGAGGAGAAGTCGCCGCCTGCCGCGCCGCGTGCGAAGCGGGAGCCGCTTCCGCCGGGAGAATCGGTGAGCTCGTGTCTGTTCATGTAATTCCCCAGCCTCACGGTGACCTGGAAGGCAAGCTCCCTATTTCTCTTCCCGGAAGCAGAAAGAAATAAGACGGTAAGGCGCTGATCTGATGCTGAACCGCGCGAAGCGCTTCGTCCGCCGTGGCGAATCTGCCTCCGGAGGATCGTCCCTGGGGATGCTGGAGACACGCGGCCGTCTTGCGCTGATAGCCGCATCCGACGCTATGGCGAAAGCAGCGGGCGTTGAGGTGCTGAGTACCGCGAAAACGGGAAAAGGTTTTACCACTGTTTTCGTGCGCGGGGATGTGGCCAGCTGCCAGGCCGCGTGCGAAGCTGGAGCGCTTGCCGCGTCGGAGTTGGATTCTCTTGTGGCGGTCCATGTTATAGCCCAGCCGCATCCGCAATTGAAAGAGCACTGGCCGGAAATAATAGAAGTGGTGAGTCCCTCGACTTCGCTCGGGATGCTGAGCCTGTCGAAGCACGAAGCCGAACCAAAGTGGTGAGCCCATTCGACTCGCTCTGCTCGCTCAGGGTCGAACCCAAAGTGGTGAGTCCTTCGATTTCACTCAGGATACTGAGCCTGTCGAAGTACGAAGTCGAACCAAAGTGGTGAGCGAAGTCGAACCAAAAGGAGGCAATAATGCAATTTGCCAGAGTTATAGGTAACTGTGTCTGCACGGTGAAGGACGCGAAACTGCCTAAGGAAAAACTTCTTGTCATTCAGCCGGTGGATTCGTCGCTCGAGAAAGCGGCGGGCTCCCCCCTTGTGGCCATAGATGTCGTCGGGGCCGGCAACGGCGAGCTGGTGCTCTTTGTTTCCGGTTCATCGGCGAGGCAGACGACCATAACGGAAAACAAACCCACCGACTGCACCGTTATGGCGATAGTGGATTATGTTGAAAAAGACGGTAAGCTGATTTTTTCGAAGTAGGCGTTGATGCTGCCCTTGCGGCGGAGGTTTTATGGATAATGCGGATATAGAAAAAATTGTTGATGAGGTTATGAAAAGAATACCGGCCTCTTCCGGAGCTGCTTTGCCCGCGGAGATTTTACCCGGTCCGCTTTTTGACACGATGGATGAGGCGATTTCCGCCTCGGTCAAAGCTCAGAAGTTTTTCCAGGATCAGGGTGTGGAAAAGCGCGTGAAAATAATAGAGGCGATCCGCAAGGCGGCTCTTGAGAACGCCGAAGCTCTCGCGAGCGCCGCTCAGATTGAAACAAAGATGGGCCGCACCGCCGATAAAATAATCAAAAATAAACTGGCCGCCGAGAAAACACCCGGCGTTGAAGATGTGCGGCCCGGCGCTTTTACGGGAGACCACGGAATGACCCTGGTGGAATACGGGCCCTTCGGCGTTGTGGGCTCGGTGATACCGTCCACAAACCCGACATCCACGGTGATAAACAACACGATAAGTATTTTGTCCGGAGGCAATTCCGTTATTTTCGCGCCTCATCCTTCGGCAAAGAATTGCTCGCTCAAGGCGATAAGTATTTTACAGAATGCCGTTAGTTCCACAGGCGGCCCCGGCGCGCTCATCTCCGCTATGAAAAAACCCTCTCTTGAAGGGGCGGAAATGCTTTTTGACGACCCTAGGGTCAAGCTCATGGCTGTCACCGGCGGCCCCGCCGTGGTGCGGCGGGCGATGAGGAGCGAAAAAAGAGTGATAGCGGCAGGCCCCGGAAATCCTCCCGTCGTGATAGATGAAACGGCTCAGTTTCCGAAATGCGCCGCGGATGTTATTAGCGGCGCCTCTTTTGACAACGGCGTTTTGTGCACCGCTGAAAAAGCCGTCATCGTCTGTGAAAAGGCCTGGGACAGTTTTATATCCGCCATGCGCGCCGACAGCAGGGCTTTTGAACTCAACGCCGGGCAGTTTGATGCGCTCACGATTGCGGCGATCAAAGAGCCGGCCACTCCGGAAAAGAGTGAGGGTGTTGTCAACAGGGATTTTATAGGCCGCGATGCCGCCGTTATAGCAAAGGCGATAGGTATAGAAGTTCCATCAACAGTGCGGCTTTTATGGGCCGCGGTTCCTCAGGCGCACCCCTTTGTCTGGACGGAACAGCTCATGCCCGTGCTTCCCGTGACCATGGTGGCGGATATTGACGAAGCCATTGAGCTGGCAGGAAAAGTGGAAGCCGGTAACCGCCACACGGCCGTTATGCATTCCACAAATGTGGACAATCTTTCCAAAATGGCGCGCGCCATGCAATGCTCCATATTCGTTAAAAACGGGCCTTCTTATATGGGGCTCGGCATGGGAACAGGCTACGCGACGCTTACAATTTCCACTCCGACAGGCGAAGGCCTCACGAAGGCCAAGGATTTTACCAGAGAGCTGCGCTGCGCGCTTGTGGATAATTTCAGGATCGTATAGATGATCATAAGAAGTCTCAAACACGGCGCTGATTTGCGCGAAGAGATAGAACGGGTCTGTAAAAAAGAGAAGGTCAAATCGGGATGGTTTAATGTTATCGGAGCTTTGAAGGGGCTGTCTCTTGCTTTTTATGACCAGAAAAAAAAGGAGTACGGGGAAATTGAACTTCGAGGCGCGTGGGAAATAAGTTCCTGTATGGGAAATATTTCTCTCAGTGACGGAGAGATCTTTGCGCACGCACATATAAATGCGGCTGATGAAAAAGGGAATGTAAAAGGGGGGCATCTGCTGAAGAGTGAGATCTTCGCCGCGGAGCTTGCGCTATTTCCTTCGCGTGAAATTCTGAAAAGAAAGTTTGATAAAACGACAGGTTTGAAATTATGGAAGTAAACAGAGAAGAGATAATAAGAAAGGTGGCTGCGGCGGGCGTTGTCGGCTGCGGCGGCGCGGGCTTCCCCACACATGTTAAGATAGCGGCCCCTGCGGATTTTGTCATAGCCAACGGCGCGGAATGCGAGCCGCTGCTGAAAGGTGACCAGTATTTGATGGCTGAACACGCCTCCGAGATTGTGAGGGGAATAAAGTATGTCATGCAAACTTCAGGAGCCCCCGCCGCTTACATAGGGCTCAAAAAAAAGTACCGCAGACAGATAGAAGCTCTCAGCAGAGTCCTGGCGCCGGGCATTAAAGTTTTTGAGATGGAAAATGTTTATCCCTCCGGCGATGAACATGTCATGGTAAATGAGATAACAGGACGGATCGTTCCCGAGGCGGGTATCCCTATCAATGTGGGTTGTATTGTTGATAATGTGGGAACACTGATCAATATATGCCAGGCGGTGGAGAAGGGAAAAGCCGTAACCCGTGTGAATGTCACGGTTACGGGAGATGTGGAAAATCCTGTTATAGTCCGCTGCGCCGTCGGCACCCGTGTGGCGGATATTGTCGCGCTTGCCGGGCCGCGCAAACAGAACCATACGCTGATAAACGGCGGGCCCATGATGGGAGACATAATAGATGATGATTTTTGCGTTACCAAGACTGCCGGAGCCATCCTTGTTCTGCCGGGCGATTCATCCCTCGTGGCCAAAAAAATGAGGACAGCGCAGGTCTCAAAGCGCAGGGCGAAATCAATATGCGAGCAGTGCATGGATTGCACTCTGGTCTGCCCGAGGAATCTTCTGGGCCACCGTATATTCCCGCACAAAATAATGAGGATGAATTTTTTCGCATCGCCCGAGTTTAATGAGATCAGCTCGGGAAGTTTCCTCTGTTCCCAGTGCGGCCTTTGCGAGGCAGCCTGTCCGCAGAACCTTTCTCCGAGGGCGGTTTTTAAATCCGTTAAAGAGGAACTTGTCAAAAAGGGGCACAAGAATCTGCTCGCTTCATCGGATCTCCGCACGCATAGCGAAAGAGCGTTAAGGCAATTCTCCTCTCATCGCCTTGTCCAGAGACTGGGGCTTGCGGAATTTGATAAATCCGCCGGATTTTATCCGGAAGAGATCGTGCCGGATAAAGTAAAAATAGCTCTGCATCAGAATGTGGGGCTCCCGTCTTTTCCCGTTGTGAAGCCGGGCGCGGAAGTGAAGGAAGGCGATATCATAGCGAAGGCGCCGGAGAAGGCGTTAGGGGCGAATCTGCACGCCAGCATATCGGGTACGGTGGTGAAAATTGACGAAAAATATATTTATATCGGTTAAAATGAAAAAAGGGATAAAGAGGAGTGCTATATGGAAGCTGCGATAGGTTTGGTAGAACTGTGTTCCATTTCCAGCGGATTTGAGGTTGCTGACGCTATGCTCAAAATGTCGGGAGTTGAGCTCGTGGAAGCGCATCCTGTCTGCCCCGGGAAATTTATAATTCTTGTTACGGGAACTCTTTCAGATGTTGCCAGCAGCATGGATAAGGGGATAGATATGGCGGGGGAATTCCTGGTGGATACGCTGACCATCCCGAATGTTCACACTGAAGTTATAAGGGCTATCCGGGGAATCACGGATGTTTCAGAGATAGAATCTTTAGGATCGGTGGAGACGATGTCCGTGGCCGCGTGCATTGTCGCCGCGGATGCGGCCAGAAAAACAGCGGATGTCAGTTTGATAGAGATACGCATAGCGATGGGCATCGGCGGCAAAAGTTATTTCACCCTCACCGGAGAGGTGGGTGCGGTGAAGACGGCCGTTAACGCCGCCTGTAAAGCGGTCGCGGGCGACGGGATCATAGTACATAAGATGGTGATTCCTCAAGTCCACCCCGATATGAAAAAAGTTGTTTTATAAAGGAGAAAGATCATGAATATAGCCATGGGGTCCGATCACGGTGGATTTGATTTGAAAGAGTATCTTAAAGCGGCTCTTCAGAAGAAGGGGCATACGGTTGTAGATTTCGGTTGTTATTCTCTTGAGGCCGTGGATTATCCGGACATAGCTTTTCTTGTAGCGGAAGCTATGAAAGATAAAAAATACGACAAAGCCATTCTCATAGACGGCACGGGCGGCGGGATGACGCTGGCGGCAAATAAAGTGAAGGGGGCCAGGGCCGTGTGCGCTTATAATGAGATGACGGGCGCCTTCGCCTCGGAACACGATGACGCCAATATCCTCTGCCTGGGCGGCAAGATGATAGGAGAACTGCTCGCCGAGAAAATAGCGGAGGCCTATATAAACACGCCTTTCGGCGGCGCGCGCCATCAAAGGCGGCTGGATAAGATCGTCGGTATTGAAAGGAAATATTTTAAATGAAAATTGCCGTGGCTTCCGATCACGCCGGTTTCAAGATCAAGGAAAATATTAAAAAATATTTGGCGGACAAGGGGTATACGGTAGAAGATTTCGGCGCCCCGGGCGAAGAATCTTTTGATTATCCGGATTCCGCGTATCCCGCGGCCAGGTCCATAGCCGAGGGAAAGAATGATAAAGGCGTGTTTGTGTGCGGCTCCGGTAACGGGGTGAATATAGCGGCCAATAAAGTAAAAGGCATCCGTTCGGCGCTCGCGTATAACAGGGAAGTAGCCTCCTTTGCCGCCGCCGATACAGGCTGTCAGGTGATCTGTTTCGGGGCGAGGTTCATGGGTATGGATATGATTAAGGAATGTATAGATGCCTGGCTTTCGGCGCCGGCGCCCGCGGAAAGGCATCTCAGGAGAATAAATAAAATAAACGGGGGAGAAAGATGAATGCCGCTAAAGTTATAGGCCGTGTTGTAGCCACGGCGAAATGGAAAACACTGGAGGGGAAAACACTGCTGCTCCTTCAGCCCACGGACTGGTCGGGCAGGGCGTGCGGCGACATTATCGTAGCCGCTGACAGCGTCGGGGCCGGCGCGGGGGAATTCGTTTTTTATGTTAAATCCAGAGAGGCCTGCTTTTCGTGGCTGTCGGGGAATAAACAGTTGCTGGCTGAAATGCCGCCGCTTGACGCTACGGTTATGGGTATTATAGACGGTGTGGATATGATAGATGAGCCGGATGCCGGAAAGAAGCGCGTAAAATGAAAATATGTAAAGTGGTGGGAAATGTTTGGGCGACGAGGAAACAGGCGTGCCTGGTAAGTTACAAACTTCTTCTTGTCGCACCCTATGACACGGAAACGGGGAAAACGAAAGGGGAAACCGTCATGGCTGTTGATGTCGTCGGAGCCGGAAAGGGTAATATAGTGCTTGTGAATGACGAAGGCAATTCCGCCAGAGGAATGCTTGAGAAACCCGTCGCGGGGATAAGAACTGTCGTCTGCGGCATAGTTGATGAGACCTTGCTTAACGGAAAGCATAGAAAATTTCATTAGGAGGAAAAATGGATAGAAAAGAAGTTGAACAGATCGTGAGGGAAATTTTATCGCAGAATCAGAAGAGCCCCGCATCGGGTAAAATGGCTCCCGTAATC
Coding sequences:
- a CDS encoding electron transport complex protein RnfC, yielding MEVNREEIIRKVAAAGVVGCGGAGFPTHVKIAAPADFVIANGAECEPLLKGDQYLMAEHASEIVRGIKYVMQTSGAPAAYIGLKKKYRRQIEALSRVLAPGIKVFEMENVYPSGDEHVMVNEITGRIVPEAGIPINVGCIVDNVGTLINICQAVEKGKAVTRVNVTVTGDVENPVIVRCAVGTRVADIVALAGPRKQNHTLINGGPMMGDIIDDDFCVTKTAGAILVLPGDSSLVAKKMRTAQVSKRRAKSICEQCMDCTLVCPRNLLGHRIFPHKIMRMNFFASPEFNEISSGSFLCSQCGLCEAACPQNLSPRAVFKSVKEELVKKGHKNLLASSDLRTHSERALRQFSSHRLVQRLGLAEFDKSAGFYPEEIVPDKVKIALHQNVGLPSFPVVKPGAEVKEGDIIAKAPEKALGANLHASISGTVVKIDEKYIYIG
- a CDS encoding triose-phosphate isomerase — translated: MRKIIIAGNWKMNMSNEEAVKLSRAVASGLGDLSSRGRIAVMCPPFTALNSVAPSISGAKGLYLGAQNMFYEDNGAYTGEVSADMLLSCGCSFCIIGHSERRKYFGETDETVNKKAKKALEKSLTPVICVGETLEERESSRAFNVVKKQITGALQGISKEDIAKVVIAYEPVWAIGTGKTASPEQAQSMHAYIREQIAGLSDGVVAQSVSILYGGSMNPSNVKGLLECTDIDGGLIGGASLKAEDFLKLVHFDD
- a CDS encoding BMC domain-containing protein; this translates as MLNRAKRFVRRGESASGGSSLGMLETRGRLALIAASDAMAKAAGVEVLSTAKTGKGFTTVFVRGDVASCQAACEAGALAASELDSLVAVHVIAQPHPQLKEHWPEIIEVVSPSTSLGMLSLSKHEAEPKW
- a CDS encoding DNA-binding protein, translated to MIIRSLKHGADLREEIERVCKKEKVKSGWFNVIGALKGLSLAFYDQKKKEYGEIELRGAWEISSCMGNISLSDGEIFAHAHINAADEKGNVKGGHLLKSEIFAAELALFPSREILKRKFDKTTGLKLWK
- the rpiB gene encoding ribose 5-phosphate isomerase B; the protein is MNIAMGSDHGGFDLKEYLKAALQKKGHTVVDFGCYSLEAVDYPDIAFLVAEAMKDKKYDKAILIDGTGGGMTLAANKVKGARAVCAYNEMTGAFASEHDDANILCLGGKMIGELLAEKIAEAYINTPFGGARHQRRLDKIVGIERKYFK
- a CDS encoding aldehyde dehydrogenase EutE; its protein translation is MDNADIEKIVDEVMKRIPASSGAALPAEILPGPLFDTMDEAISASVKAQKFFQDQGVEKRVKIIEAIRKAALENAEALASAAQIETKMGRTADKIIKNKLAAEKTPGVEDVRPGAFTGDHGMTLVEYGPFGVVGSVIPSTNPTSTVINNTISILSGGNSVIFAPHPSAKNCSLKAISILQNAVSSTGGPGALISAMKKPSLEGAEMLFDDPRVKLMAVTGGPAVVRRAMRSEKRVIAAGPGNPPVVIDETAQFPKCAADVISGASFDNGVLCTAEKAVIVCEKAWDSFISAMRADSRAFELNAGQFDALTIAAIKEPATPEKSEGVVNRDFIGRDAAVIAKAIGIEVPSTVRLLWAAVPQAHPFVWTEQLMPVLPVTMVADIDEAIELAGKVEAGNRHTAVMHSTNVDNLSKMARAMQCSIFVKNGPSYMGLGMGTGYATLTISTPTGEGLTKAKDFTRELRCALVDNFRIV
- the eutM gene encoding ethanolamine utilization microcompartment protein EutM, giving the protein MEALGMIETKGLVALIEAADAMVKAANVQIAGYDKIGGGYVTICVRGEVAACRAACEAGAASAGRIGELVSVHVIPQPHGDLEGKLPISLPGSRKK
- a CDS encoding ethanolamine utilization protein EutN, whose product is MQFARVIGNCVCTVKDAKLPKEKLLVIQPVDSSLEKAAGSPLVAIDVVGAGNGELVLFVSGSSARQTTITENKPTDCTVMAIVDYVEKDGKLIFSK
- a CDS encoding RpiB/LacA/LacB family sugar-phosphate isomerase, producing MKIAVASDHAGFKIKENIKKYLADKGYTVEDFGAPGEESFDYPDSAYPAARSIAEGKNDKGVFVCGSGNGVNIAANKVKGIRSALAYNREVASFAAADTGCQVICFGARFMGMDMIKECIDAWLSAPAPAERHLRRINKINGGER
- a CDS encoding phosphate propanoyltransferase; translation: MIEAKTIAESIARKLRRASKPVICNVSNRHVHITQENFSALFGQTYAMRKLKDLMQPGEFASKELIEIAGPRGSIKKVRILGPFRKYTQVEISRTDSFKLGVSAPVKESGKISGSSPLRLVGPAGEIELKEGCLVAVRHIHMTPADAKELELKDGETVRIEINGKRGGIMGDTLVRVSPNYALECHIDTDEANAFDFKSGGWVYVV
- a CDS encoding BMC domain-containing protein, which gives rise to MEAAIGLVELCSISSGFEVADAMLKMSGVELVEAHPVCPGKFIILVTGTLSDVASSMDKGIDMAGEFLVDTLTIPNVHTEVIRAIRGITDVSEIESLGSVETMSVAACIVAADAARKTADVSLIEIRIAMGIGGKSYFTLTGEVGAVKTAVNAACKAVAGDGIIVHKMVIPQVHPDMKKVVL